AACATCTGTTTGATCAATAATCAACCCCCTCTGTTTtgggtttttattttattttctgtatTTCTGAATGAAAGTTTTCTGGTTTGTCTGATCTTTATGATATAAGCATCGCAATGATAGTCAAAGACTACGAAATGTACTCCTTGACAAGTGCTAAAGACACATACCGATAATAGATATGCCGACCAAGCTAGTGGGTGGTTGAAGGATATAGTAGAGCGGATGGTTGGGTCAGGACCACTAAAGAATACACTTTAGTATACTGAACATGGATACACTCGCTACTAGtatatttggttttagtttATACAGTTTCTGATCAGTAAACAAGGTGAGCATTCTGCTCGAGTAAATTTGAAACCTATCCTCTGGGTTGATCGCATTTTATAATTCTAGTAGAGTAATAGTCTATCTATAGCCTATTAGCAATATTTTTGcataaacaaaaacttaaaattcactgaaaaagtaaataaaaaagattttttttgttttaagttttttatcatcaaaattggagaaacaaatatattttcataaattctTTCAAACATAGAAAATGAGAGAAACAAAGTAAAATCTATGtgtgttagaaaaaaaaaagaaaaaacaaagtaaTATGTATGTATCAATAATTGTTTTGACAAAATTTTGACTTAATTGATGTAAAATGACAAATTTTCGTAAAATACGGGCATGAAATTTATGCGTACGTAGCAGCTAGAAAGGATGATAGAAGCTCGATGACGTGGCAAACAGAAGGTTATCCATCAGGAATCGGGTTTGGGGGTACAAATGTAATTTCAGGCACCTTATCCTCAACCTCTCAGTTCTTTCTCTCTCGTGCTCTTCACTCGACGAACACACGAAGCCCGTAAACCAAAATTCTGTATCCTAGCCGGACTATTGTGGACCCCCGCCGGCAATTCTCCCGGCTCGCCGTCGCAATATGGTGTCTCCACTCTGCGACTCTCAATTACTAAACCACCGCCCTTCGATCTCCCCTACACCTTCTCACTCCACGATCGCTGATCGAAAATTCCTCCGCCATAATCGTCCTCTGAGCTCTTCCCCGTTCCTGGGAAACGGAATCAAGCTAGGTGTATCAGGATGTAGTAGTAGGAGGTACTCTCTTCGGATTCGGAGGAGGAGCACGAGTGTAAACGCTTCGTTAGGCGGTCTTCTCAGCGGGATTTTCAAGACTTCTGATAACGGAGAGTCCACGAGGCAACAGTACGCATCAGTCGTGGCCTCCGTTAACCGCTTGGAGACGGAGATTTCGTCTCTTTCGGATTCGGATTTGCGAGGGAGGACCGATGCGTTGAAGCAACGAGCTCAACAAGGAGAATCCATGGATTCACTTCTACCTGTAACTTTGCCAAAAATCCTTCGTTTCAGTTTTGTGATTTGATGCCAAATTGGTTTGATTAAATCTAATTTTGCAGGAGGCGTATGCTGTTGTGAGAGAAGCTTCCAAGAGAGTTCTTGGACTCAGACCTTTCGATGTGCAACTGATAGGTAAACGCAATCTCTGTGGACTGTCACTGTTTACTTTCCATTGAGTCTTTTGATATGCCTTGAATTTGTTCTGAACGTTAGTAGCATTAGTCAGCACGGAGATTTTACTGCCCTGTCACCCAGTTAGGGGTCTAGGGGAACAACGTCACCCTGGTCTGAGGTCGGGGGGCAAAGACGCCCCAGCTCAGTCGATATAGTGTCACTCTTATATAAAACCGCGGGATACTATTATAAGTATATCTCTATTTGTACTAAGGAAACTGAAATCGCCTCCAAGAATACAACTGATTTGGGGAagaaatagcaatctctatttttTACACTATATTTAGACCAATGCTGTTTTAGGAGAATACAATGGATCCAACtctaatagagatctctattttagaagaaaaaatagcaaaatacattggagatggtcttatatTGGCGCCACCGTATTCTGTTTAGTCTCATGTATTGCGCGAGTCTTGAAACCGAGAAGATTTTAGGATGCGGGATTCTCTTATATATATCCATCCCTATTTGTATTTTGAAATCTGAAATGGCCTCCTATAATACACCCACTTTGGATTTATTTATCGTGTTTATTAAGTATTTACTCGCATCTGTTATAGCACATTCAACTCTACGTTTGGTTTGATTGCAGGTGGTATGGTCCTCCATAAAGGAGAGATAGCTGAGATGAGAACTGGTGAAGGGAAAACTCTTGTAGCCATTTTACCTGCTTACTTGAATGCGTTAAGTGGGAAAGGTGTTCATGTGGTTACTGTCAATGATTATCTTGCTCGTAGAGATTGTGAATGGGTTGGTCAAGTTCCTCGCTTTCTTGGATTGAAGGTTGGTCTGATCCAACGTATGTCTCTTCCTCTGAACTCACTTGTGTATCTCTACTAATAGGAAAAAAACTAACTTGTTACTATGGCAGAGAATATGACACCTGAACAAAGAAAGGAAAATTATTTATGCGACATCACTTATGTCACCAACAGTGAGCTTGGATTCGACTATCTGAGAGACAATCTTGCCACGGAAAGTAATTCttgctttgttctctcttttgtttctggatGTTACGAGTTTTTGTTTGAATGCCTTTGCTGAGTTGTTAGTTACTGAATGTACAGAGTGTGGAGGAGCTCGTCTTGAGGGATTTCAATTATTGTGTAATTGATGAAGTTGATTCCATACTTATTGATGAGGCAAGAACTCCTCTCATTATCTCTGGCCCTGCAGAGAAACCTAGTGAGCAATACTACAAAGCTGCCAAAATTGCTTCAGCCTTTGAGCGGGATATACATTACACTGTAAGACTCTTTCAGTTAATTCTTGTATTGTTTGAATCCATTCATCTTCCTAATTCTAACTGCTCACTGAGCTTTTTTGGTGTTGCAGGTTGATGAAAAGCAAAAGACTGTTTTACTAACGGAACAAGGTTACGAAGATGCAGAAGAAATCCTGGACGTGAAAGATTTGTATGATCCTCGTGAACAATGGGCGTCATATCTTCTTAATGCCATTAAGGCAAAAGAACTGTTTCTCAGAGATGTGAACTATATCATCCGAACAAAGGAGGTTCTTATCGTGGATGAGTTTACTGGTCGTGTGATGCAGGTACTTGTGTATATCATTTTCTAATTAAACATTACGTAGTAGTAGTAACCCACTGAACAAGTTGCGTCTTCTGCAGGGAAGACGTTGGAGTGACGGACTACATCAAGCAGTTGAAGCAAAAGAAGGCTTGCCAATTCAGAATGAATCTATTACACTGGCATCCATTAGTTATCAAAATTTCTTTCTCCAGGTCGGTAATGCTCTACTTTCAACATTTTGAATAAAGTTACTTCGAGATCTTAATGCTTAGTTTCTGTTGTGGTGTAGTTCCCGAAACTTTGCGGGATGACTGGTACTGCATCAACCGAGAGTGCAGAATTTGAGAGCATATACAAGCTGAAAACTACAATTGTACCCACAAATAAGCCCATGATAAGAAAGGTTTGTATTGTATCTTATTTTCTGAACTTGCACCTCAAAAATGTATGAGTAACTTTGGTGTTTTGTCTTTTCTAAACCAAAAAGGTTTCATCTTTCCTTGTTAAATCACTTGCAGGATGAGTCAGATGTGGTTTTCAAGGCAGTTAATGGCAAATGGCGGGCAGTGGTGGTGGAAATTTCTAGAATGCATAAGACTGGTAGAGCTGTGCTGGTTGGTACAACCAGCGTTGAGCAGAGTGACGAGCTTTCTCAACTATTGCAGGAAGCTGGAATAACTCACGAGGTAAGGCCTCCATGTCATTTTGAGAAATCTTATTTTGGTGTATCTATGCAGaaataaatccaaaatttatacTCCCTTAGTATTTAGTCCCCAAAAAAATCTATGGCATCTAAAAGCCAGTTTGCAAAATTGAAACAAATGATATTCACTGTACTAGAAAACTGACGGATGATGTTATATGTATGTTGAACAAATAGGTCCTCAATGCAAAACCAGAGAATGTGGAGAGAGAAGCTGAAATTGTAGCACAAAGTGGTCGTTTTGGGGCTGTAACAATTGCCACAAATATGGCTGGGCGTGGGACAGACATTATTCTCGGTGGAAACGCAGAGTTTATGGCACGTTTGAAGCTCCGTGAGATACTTATGCCCAGGTATTATTATGCATGTAGCATTCTAATATGCCAATTATGATCAATAGTACTGTGAGCGTGATCCTTTATGCACCCTTGGTATAACTGCTCTAGGTTATGTAGATTGTACATTGTTTCTTTTTAACTAAGGTTTTATTACATTTTGACTGTTTACTACAGAGTGGTGAAGCCTACTGATGGTGTTTTCGTATCTGTGAAGAAGGCCCCTCCCAAGAGGACGTGGAAGGTTTGACCCTTTTCAGCGTCTCTTGTTTTGGTTTATAGCATGGGATTCTAATGGTTATTACTTACACTTGCTTTTACTTTGCAGGTGAATGAGAAGTTATTTCCATGCAAATTGTCAAATGAGAGAGTGAAGCTAGCTGAGGAAGCTGTACAATCAGCTGTAGAGGCTTGGGGCCAGAAATCGTTAACTGAGCTTGAAGCAGAAGAACGTCTATCTTATTCTTGTGAAAAGGTGAAAAAACTAATAAACTTTATCTTGTTATGTCAAAATAGAACTATCTTAGTCATCGATCTTTGCTCTTTCTCCACAGGGTCCAGTTCAGGATGAAGTCATTGGTAAACTAAGGAACGCATTTCTTGAGATAGCAAAAGAATATAAGGGCTTCACAGATGAAGAAAGGAAAAAGGTTGGTTCTGTTACATCAGATCAGTATGTGAATCTCCGTTAAGTATCTGTTGTTGGTCACCTTTTGTCTTGAATTGCTACAGGTTGTGGAAGCCGGTGGACTCCACGTGGTTGGGACGGAGAGGCATGAATCACGCCGTATTGACAATCAGCTGCGTGGGCGAAGTGGCCGCCAAGGGGATCCTGGAAGTTCCCGGTTCTTCCTTAGTCTTGAAGATAACATATTCCGCATTTTCGGGGGAGATCGGATCCAGGTGACTGTTTATATCTTCTATTACtacattcttcttgagaagattCGCCTAAATGTTGTTGCCATTCAACTCTTTAGGGTATGATGAGAGCATTCAGAGTTGAAGACTTACCAATCGAATCCAAGATGCTTACTAAAGCTCTAGATGAAGCTCAGAGAAAAGTGGAGAATTACTTCTTTGACATCAGGAAGCAACTGT
The window above is part of the Brassica napus cultivar Da-Ae chromosome C3, Da-Ae, whole genome shotgun sequence genome. Proteins encoded here:
- the LOC106388784 gene encoding protein translocase subunit SECA1, chloroplastic-like; this encodes MVSPLCDSQLLNHRPSISPTPSHSTIADRKFLRHNRPLSSSPFLGNGIKLGVSGCSSRRYSLRIRRRSTSVNASLGGLLSGIFKTSDNGESTRQQYASVVASVNRLETEISSLSDSDLRGRTDALKQRAQQGESMDSLLPEAYAVVREASKRVLGLRPFDVQLIGGMVLHKGEIAEMRTGEGKTLVAILPAYLNALSGKGVHVVTVNDYLARRDCEWVGQVPRFLGLKVGLIQQNMTPEQRKENYLCDITYVTNSELGFDYLRDNLATSVEELVLRDFNYCVIDEVDSILIDEARTPLIISGPAEKPSEQYYKAAKIASAFERDIHYTVDEKQKTVLLTEQGYEDAEEILDVKDLYDPREQWASYLLNAIKAKELFLRDVNYIIRTKEVLIVDEFTGRVMQGRRWSDGLHQAVEAKEGLPIQNESITLASISYQNFFLQFPKLCGMTGTASTESAEFESIYKLKTTIVPTNKPMIRKDESDVVFKAVNGKWRAVVVEISRMHKTGRAVLVGTTSVEQSDELSQLLQEAGITHEVLNAKPENVEREAEIVAQSGRFGAVTIATNMAGRGTDIILGGNAEFMARLKLREILMPRVVKPTDGVFVSVKKAPPKRTWKVNEKLFPCKLSNERVKLAEEAVQSAVEAWGQKSLTELEAEERLSYSCEKGPVQDEVIGKLRNAFLEIAKEYKGFTDEERKKVVEAGGLHVVGTERHESRRIDNQLRGRSGRQGDPGSSRFFLSLEDNIFRIFGGDRIQGMMRAFRVEDLPIESKMLTKALDEAQRKVENYFFDIRKQLFEFDEVLNSQRDRVYTERRRALVSDSLEPLIIEYAELTMDDILEANIGPDTPKESWDLEKLIAKVQQYCYLLNDLTPDLLKSQGSSYEGLQDYLRARGRDAYLQKREIVEKEAPGLMKDAERFLILSNIDRLWKEHLQALKFVQQAVGLRGYAQRDPLIEYKLEGYNLFLEMMAQIRRNVIYSIYQFQPVMVKKDQDKKSQNGKPSKQVDKPNQVGVADEPSSVASA